The DNA window GCCTAATTGCTCAATGCTACGCATATAAGTAGGATTGAGTAGATACGATTTATTTACCCGGATAAAATACAACAAGTTGTGGTGAAATTCGTAAAGACGAAGCGTTCTGGAAAAAATTAACTTTCGACCATTGCTCAAGTGAAAAAAAGTGTAGTTACGGTCTCCGCGGAGATAAGCTACCTCTTCATGTTTAGGGATTTTATGAGTTGACATGGGGGATAAAAGTTCAATATTCTGTAATAGATTTCAAACAAGCTGCCAGCGATGGGCAAAATTTACGATGCCCGCTACATTGCGGACATTGAGTTTTTTTGTAATGTTTTTGCGATAGGTATCTACCGTATGTTCACTCACGCACAATTTTTGAGCAATTTCTACCGATAAGAACTCCAATGCAATGAGTCTTATTACTTCTACTTCACGGGGTGTGAGCTCGTATCGACTTACCAATTCTTGCTGAAAAGTACTATTCAAAGATGCGAAAAGGGAGCCCTTAATTTGCTTAATGAAGCGCCCCTCAACTACTGCAAGGATACTATCACACAGTTGGTGGCGTGAGGCAGTTTTTGATAAAAAACCATCGGCTAATGAGGTAATTTTTTTTAGGCAACTTACAGATATTGCATCATGTAGCACCAGGATTTTACCTCTGTGCACTTCTCGCAGGTGTTGGCCGAACGTGCAATGCCCTTGAAAGAAAAAGTTGGCATCAACCAATATGATGTCGTTTTGGACTTGTTGTACTTGATGAAGTGTTTCAGAGGCATTGCGTGTCATACCCGCTAGCTCAAAATCTGCGATTGTAGAGAGCATTACTGAGAGCCCTTCAATAAAGAGAAAATTAGCATCGGCTAGGAAAATTTTAATAGGAGGTGTCATTGCAACCGCTTGATGGGACATTAAATTGTTGATACAAATGTCCTACAGGCAGCGATGGGGTACAATACTGACTTTCTATGATTTTATCTACCGGAAAGGCAGTAGATGGCACTCAAAATGCATGTTTTCAGGTGTCAAAAAATCAATTACTCAAAATAATAGTGAGATCTTGAGTGGGGATTTAAGTAGAACTTGTCGAGTTGATACCCTTGTTTTTCAATATGCCTGATGACATATTCCGACCATTCTTCATCAGGGAGTTGGTTTTGGTAAGCTTCCCAAATCCCTTCGGCGATCAATCGACAGCGGCAAGTACCAAAACTTTCATTGGGGTTGGGGGATTTTCGGCAAATCCGATTCCGGCACGAAGTGGAAGAGTGAATAGTGGTATGGATTGACGGATATATGGCTTCAATCTCTCATATATATTTACTAACAATGGGCTGAAATCATGGAAGTATCTTTTATCCAGATATAGGACACCTGTGTCAGGCCTTTGATATATTGATGAGTCTTTTAAGCATTTGAAATGAAAGGGAATTTTAAGTTTATTGAGTTCTTTGGTTAGAATATAAACTATTTCGATAGTTCCTTTAGGGGACAGATTGAAATAGAACCTGACCATCGCTTCATAAAAGCGTTCATCTAAATATTCACCGAAAACGTGGTAAAAAATGTCTTTTTCGTCTAAAAACTCTCTGCTCTGATAGAGAGCAACAGAAGCATTAAGAAATGGATAATTAGTATGAGAAGACATGATTAGATAGCTTCCTGGGAGTACGTCTAACCTTTGATGTTTCCGCTTAGCTATGATACTTCCATCGTGATTGACGTGTTCTATGAACCAGTTACGGTGAAGTTTATTACGAGATAGATTTGATTTACGGAGCGAAGAGATAAAGTTATCAACATAAGTTTGTTTATAACTCAAATATGATGTCTCGTTTTGCAAATAAAACGCTTATATATAAAGTCTTTTATTTCCTCCACAGGATGTGTCTTTATAAAATAATCAGCGTAATGGTTTATAAATAACGTTCGCTTGTGCTTAAGCTCTTCTTGTAACGTATAAACTATTTTTTCTATAGCAGGCTTCATTTGATGATGGAGATATATGTATGTGGCTCAGAAATCATGCGTTTAGCCAGACCTACAAGCTCTTTGCTTTTCAAGCCTAAATTCTTGTATTTAATTGTTTCGAGCACATATATGATGATATTTACTGCTGTAAATAAGTTTAATTTGACAAATTGAGACTCCGACAAATCGTAGGACTTGAGCAGGCTTCGGACATCTCGTAGGAGTAGCCCATTATCCAGAAAAGAATCAAGTGGAATAAATCGTCCTAAAAGAATTAGTTTATTTTCAATAACGTAGCTAGTAATTAGTTGCGACAGTAAGAAGGATAAGTCCCAAAGTGCATCTCCCATACCAAACGTTTCCCAATCGGTTAGGTATATTTTTTTTGAAGTTCTTTGGAATAATATATTGTCCAACTTCAAATCCCCGTGTACGTAGCAGTTGTTCTGCCAGATATGCTCGCATGATCTGATGATTTCAAAGAAGTTGAAATCATCAAAATCATCCAATATAGGCGTTTGATTCAGGTCTTTCAGTAGCAGTTCAGTCCTAAATTTATCCTTTTCTGTAAAAAACCAAGGAACAAAAGAACTATACTTAGTTCTTTCCGACATTGGTAGTTGATGAAGGACAGTTAGTAAGAATCCCACTTCTGAAAACAAGACACTTAAGTGCGATTTACCAATCAAATTTTTGAAGGAGATAGAATTGGCTTTGTATTCAGTAATAATAATTTGATTAGTAGCGTCATAGGCATAAAACTTGGGAATAGAGTCGCAGATACTGCCGAAGTTGTGATAAGAAAAGACATCCTCCAGAAACAGCACCTCATTGTGAAAATATACCTTATCTTGATCCGTTGTATTTCAGCTGTTTGAGAAAAAAAGAATCGTAAAATAGGGTATAATTCCTGGAATCGCGGAGTTGTTTTACTTTTCGGGGTAGTTTTTTCCTTCAAAGGTATCAATCAATCCTTTTTCATATAGATAAAAACTTACATTACCGGGAGAAAGTAGCATAATACGCAAATGGAATTTTAATTAAACCCTGTTTTTGCCATAAGGTCGGCCATAATTTTTAATGCTTCAGTAGTAGAAAACGTCCCTTGGTCAAGTTTACTTTGAATATCATTGACTATATAGCTGCCTTTTAAATTTATTATATGTCCCGAAACAATGCTGATGGCATTGATTGTCGAGTCTTGCCCGGTTGTAAGTATATCAAGCCACTGCGTCAGCGTTACGTAATTGTTACTATCAAAGAATGGATCAAGAACAAACATTTTTTCTCGAATACCATTTCTGACCGTAATCATTACCCCAACATGATTCTGAAATCCTTTTGTATCTTGCACTAAGCTTCTGGTCTTTAAATGCTGTCCTATTACAAATATTTTTTTACAATTAATGTTATTTTTTTTTAAAGATTTTTGAATTTCATCCGCTCTTAGTGTACAGTCACCTTTGTCAGTCTCGGGCTTATCAAGGAATGTAATCTTAGTGCCATTTCGTCTCTTCACCGACGTTTTTCCTAAATTTGTAAACAGTAACTTATAAAGTTTTATCACCTCTTTAAGCTGGCTTTTCTCTAAAACACTTATTGTTGGGGGTTTTTCATCTTCAAACGTCATAGATGGATTTGGGGCGCTTTTCGTGATTTTCACTACTTCCGTTTCTTTAAATTCAACTTTGAAGCGATTTTTAAATTGATTTCCCTCTTGTTCAAGTGGTACATCCAGTTCTTCTAATATTTTAAGATTGTCATGTTCAACATAAAATAAATTTGAATTTTCGCTAAAAATAAGCTTTATATTCCCTGAATCCTTATCTTTAAACTTAAAAATAAGAGATAGTTCTTTGGTGGTTACATCACGTGTTGTCATTCGTTTTATGCGTTTATCTAAATGGATATATAGTTGTTTCGGTTTGAGCACTGTAGGAATCGTGGTACTGACTACATTTCTTTTCTTTCATAAAGGACTGGCGCAGAGAAAAAGCCTTACTGACTTGAAATCAGAGCTACAGAAGGCTAAAACCGACACCGCCTTAACAAAAAGCTATTATGGGTTGGCAATGGACTATTATTTTCCTCTGGCTCGTACCGATTCTTTGAAACGTATATCAAAAGAAATCAGCGCGTTAAATCAAAAAACCAATTGGCCCAATGGCCTTTATTTGGAACATTTGTTGAATGGAGCCATTGCAAAGCTTAATGGCAATTTTTATGAAGCCACCCAACTGTATTTTCAAGCGCTCCGGATAGCCGAGCAGAGAAAAGATAATGCCCAACTTGCCAGATGTAATTATGAGCTGGGCAACTGTTATTCTCTACTGGAGCAGCTTCGTGTTTCTACGATTCACTATCAACGTGCTATCAAATTATCAAAACTTGTTAATAATCAAGAGCTGCTTGGTTGGTGTTGTAACAATATAGCACAAGATTATGCTGCACAAAAAAAATTCACTCCTGCATTAGAGTATTATAGGGAGGCATTGAGTGTATTCGAAAAAATTGACCTGTTGACTGGTAAAGCTAATGTTTTGGAAAATTTAGGCACTCTTTTTTACCTGCAATCTAACTATCCTAAGGCTGAAGAATATTTATTAAGATCGAATAAAATGTTCATCCAACTCAATCGCAGCAAGTACATGATCGCAAACAATTATGTGCGCCTTGCCGAAACAAATCTGGCTCTGAATAAAACAATAAAATCAATACAATATGCCAACAAGTCTATTGAAATTGCCTCCGAAAATACCTATTCGGAGTTGTTGATGCAAGCCCATGATATACTTTACTTATCCTATAAAAAGCTGAGCCGAAACGCTGAAGCACTTACCCATTTTGAGAAAAAGATATATTATCAAAACCTGAAAAATCAAGATGAAAAAACACGTATGATTAATGCTTTAAAGCTTGATTATGAAAATAAAAAACATCTGGAAATCAATCAATTGCAAAAAAAAGAACTTACCCTTGAAAAGAAAGTAAATTTTATTTTGAAGGCAGGAGTAATAACTTTTATCATATTTGTTTTGGCACTGCTTATCGTAATCAATAAAATTAAGAAACAAAACAGGCTTATTGTTTTCCAACGGGATGAAATCAAAGATCTGAATGTTTCCTTGGAAAAAAAGGTATTGGAACGTACTCATGAACTTTCAATAGCTAATCAGGAACTGATTAAGAAAAATGCGGAGATTGAAGATGCAATCTTCAACGGACAAAAAATTGAGCGTAAGCGATTTGCATCGGAACTCCATGACAATTTGGGCGCTACACTAACCAGCGTAAAGTGGCGTTTGGAGGCTATCAACAAACATAATCTTCCGCCGAAAGAGCAGAGAAACTATGAAAGTATCGTGGAATCTCTCAAAAATGTGTACTCTGACGTTAGGTTTATTTCCCACAATCTACTGCCTACTGAGCTGGAACGGGAGGGTTTGATAGGTGCTCTTTCCAAACTTGTCAGCGATATTAATAATAGCGGAAAAATATTGATTCACATCCAAAACGACGGGATAGAATTGGATAAAAAAGTGGCGTTTGAGGTGTACAATATTTTAATGGAAATACTTGGCAATATCCTGAAACATGCGGATGCAACGTTCGTTAAAATCAGTTTAATAAAAATGAACGAACGATTTAAGGTAACTGTAAAAGATAATGGCCGTGGTTTTGACATTGATCATACGAGCAATGGGGTAGGAATACAGAATATCAAAGAACGAGCCAAATCAATCAGTGCCGATATCACTTTTATAAGTAAAACAGACAAAGGCACTGAAATTATCATGATTGTTTGAAAATGACATCTTTGAAGACTATTTCTGATCCATCAGTTTCTACCTTTGATAATTTTCTGCTGCAACTTACCCTACTTTGTTCTGTAGATTCCTCCACTTTGTTAGTTTCTATAAGAAACAACTGTTCTACCGAGGTACTTATAGGAGCAAATCTGTTCTTAATGTCAGCTCTAGAAATGGTAATAGTGCCTTGTTCTCCTACACAAAGGACTTTAATCTCGGTATTTGTGACTTCAATAAC is part of the Runella rosea genome and encodes:
- a CDS encoding LytTR family DNA-binding domain-containing protein — protein: MSTHKIPKHEEVAYLRGDRNYTFFHLSNGRKLIFSRTLRLYEFHHNLLYFIRVNKSYLLNPTYMRSIEQLGNKIIIQMQDGVQVRVSRKKYKIIKIWLNQFNNVLGGTTTSKII
- a CDS encoding response regulator transcription factor, which produces MTPPIKIFLADANFLFIEGLSVMLSTIADFELAGMTRNASETLHQVQQVQNDIILVDANFFFQGHCTFGQHLREVHRGKILVLHDAISVSCLKKITSLADGFLSKTASRHQLCDSILAVVEGRFIKQIKGSLFASLNSTFQQELVSRYELTPREVEVIRLIALEFLSVEIAQKLCVSEHTVDTYRKNITKKLNVRNVAGIVNFAHRWQLV
- a CDS encoding phosphotransferase family protein, whose product is MLFLEDVFSYHNFGSICDSIPKFYAYDATNQIIITEYKANSISFKNLIGKSHLSVLFSEVGFLLTVLHQLPMSERTKYSSFVPWFFTEKDKFRTELLLKDLNQTPILDDFDDFNFFEIIRSCEHIWQNNCYVHGDLKLDNILFQRTSKKIYLTDWETFGMGDALWDLSFLLSQLITSYVIENKLILLGRFIPLDSFLDNGLLLRDVRSLLKSYDLSESQFVKLNLFTAVNIIIYVLETIKYKNLGLKSKELVGLAKRMISEPHTYISIIK
- a CDS encoding protein-glutamine glutaminase family protein is translated as MTTRDVTTKELSLIFKFKDKDSGNIKLIFSENSNLFYVEHDNLKILEELDVPLEQEGNQFKNRFKVEFKETEVVKITKSAPNPSMTFEDEKPPTISVLEKSQLKEVIKLYKLLFTNLGKTSVKRRNGTKITFLDKPETDKGDCTLRADEIQKSLKKNNINCKKIFVIGQHLKTRSLVQDTKGFQNHVGVMITVRNGIREKMFVLDPFFDSNNYVTLTQWLDILTTGQDSTINAISIVSGHIINLKGSYIVNDIQSKLDQGTFSTTEALKIMADLMAKTGFN
- a CDS encoding ATP-binding protein — translated: MKSELQKAKTDTALTKSYYGLAMDYYFPLARTDSLKRISKEISALNQKTNWPNGLYLEHLLNGAIAKLNGNFYEATQLYFQALRIAEQRKDNAQLARCNYELGNCYSLLEQLRVSTIHYQRAIKLSKLVNNQELLGWCCNNIAQDYAAQKKFTPALEYYREALSVFEKIDLLTGKANVLENLGTLFYLQSNYPKAEEYLLRSNKMFIQLNRSKYMIANNYVRLAETNLALNKTIKSIQYANKSIEIASENTYSELLMQAHDILYLSYKKLSRNAEALTHFEKKIYYQNLKNQDEKTRMINALKLDYENKKHLEINQLQKKELTLEKKVNFILKAGVITFIIFVLALLIVINKIKKQNRLIVFQRDEIKDLNVSLEKKVLERTHELSIANQELIKKNAEIEDAIFNGQKIERKRFASELHDNLGATLTSVKWRLEAINKHNLPPKEQRNYESIVESLKNVYSDVRFISHNLLPTELEREGLIGALSKLVSDINNSGKILIHIQNDGIELDKKVAFEVYNILMEILGNILKHADATFVKISLIKMNERFKVTVKDNGRGFDIDHTSNGVGIQNIKERAKSISADITFISKTDKGTEIIMIV